In one Gracilinanus agilis isolate LMUSP501 chromosome 6, AgileGrace, whole genome shotgun sequence genomic region, the following are encoded:
- the LOC123251695 gene encoding olfactory receptor 5D18-like yields MMCADQNQTSEIVFILLGFSDYPDLQAFLFFVFLIIYTVTVVGNLMMILIIRITPKLHTPMYFFLSNLSFVDFCYSTTITPKLLEILVVDDRVISFLSCITQLFLTATCVVTEAVLLAVMAYDRFVAICNPLLYTVAMSQKLCILLVVVAYSWGIISSMTFTYSLLVLSFCRTNIINNFFCEYSAIFASSFSDKQFTEIILFSLTNFNTFCTLLIILTSYLFILVTIMKMPSTSGRHKAFSTCASHMTAVIIFYGAILFLYCLPSSKSSWLLIRVSTVFYSVVIPMLNPLIYSLRNKDVKETVKKLMDFKICSH; encoded by the coding sequence ATGATGTGTGCTGACCAAAATCAGACTTCTGAGATCGTGTTCATCCTCTTAGGATTCTCTGATTATCCTGATCTCCAAGCATTCCTCTTCTTTGTGTTCCTGATCATCTATACAGTCACAGTGGTGGGAAATCTCATGATGATTTTGATTATCAGGATCACTCCTAAACTCCATACCCCCATGTACTTTTTCCTTAGCAACTTATCTTTTGTGGATTTCTGCTACTCTACTACCATTACACCCAAATTGTTAGAAATCCTGGTTGTAGACGACAGAGTTATCTCTTTCTTGAGCTGCATAACACAATTATTTCTTACCGCTACTTGTGTGGTAACTGAGGCTGTTTTGTTGGCAGTGATGGCCTATGACCGTTTTGTGGCTATTTGCAATCCCTTGCTATATACAGTTGCCATGTCCCAGAAACTCTGTATTCTTCTAGTGGTTGTGGCATATTCATGGGGCATAATTTCTTCGATGACATTCACTTACTCTCTCCTTGTATTATCATTTTGTAGAACtaatataattaataactttttCTGTGAATATTCGGCAATCTTTGCTTCCTCCTTTTCAGATAAACAATTTACTGAAATAATCCTTTTTAGTCTCAcaaattttaatacattttgcACACTCTTGATTATCCTCACCTCATATCTTTTTATCTTAGTCACCATCATGAAGATGCCTTCGACAAGTGGGAGACATAAAGCTTTCTCTACTTGTGCTTCCCATATGACAGCAGTTATCATTTTCTATGGGgccattcttttcctttactgtttACCTAGTTCCAAAAGCTCATGGCTCCTAATTAGAGTGAGCACTGTTTTCTATTCAGTAGTGATCCCCATGCTTAACCCCCTAATATATAGCCTGAGAAACAAAGATGTGAAAGAAACTGTTAAGAAATTAATGGATTTCAAAATATGTTCACACTAA